In Clostridium swellfunianum, a genomic segment contains:
- a CDS encoding RES family NAD+ phosphorylase, with the protein MWISYIPCPQECIEIKVDCAEEVYRHWEDLENKLKSSRYLINTSNPIFQILDKVTDINISETTLYRARINEKIRNGGEGKFNKNELKAPPSELCKSGRLNPAGVSYLYLSDSKETCVSEVRPWIGSEVEVAEFYPVSNLLIKDLTINDKDDQGIRNLKLVLGENFSKPISSNNIETEYRITQCLAEYIRDYCKNSNGQSYDGIKFSSSAFQGGYNIVIFEPSKMRIGSIIGRAKIENVIIEF; encoded by the coding sequence ATGTGGATATCATACATACCATGTCCTCAGGAATGCATAGAGATTAAGGTTGATTGTGCTGAAGAGGTATATAGACATTGGGAGGATCTAGAAAATAAGTTGAAAAGTTCTAGGTATTTAATTAATACTAGTAATCCTATTTTTCAAATTCTTGACAAGGTGACAGATATAAATATTAGTGAAACAACACTGTATAGAGCTAGAATAAATGAAAAAATAAGAAATGGAGGAGAAGGTAAATTCAACAAAAATGAATTAAAGGCTCCACCATCAGAATTGTGTAAATCAGGTAGGTTAAATCCTGCTGGGGTATCTTATTTGTACTTATCTGATTCAAAAGAAACTTGTGTATCTGAAGTAAGGCCGTGGATAGGATCAGAAGTTGAAGTTGCTGAATTTTATCCAGTGAGCAACCTCTTAATTAAAGACTTGACAATTAATGATAAGGATGACCAAGGAATAAGAAACCTCAAGTTAGTTTTAGGAGAAAATTTTTCTAAGCCTATATCAAGTAATAATATTGAAACTGAATATAGGATTACTCAATGTTTAGCTGAATATATTAGGGACTACTGCAAAAATTCAAATGGACAGAGTTATGATGGAATTAAGTTTTCAAGCTCTGCATTTCAAGGTGGCTATAACATTGTTATTTTTGAGCCTAGCAAAATGAGAATTGGCTCAATCATCGGAAGAGCAAAGATAGAAAATGTAATAATTGAATTTTGA